In [Clostridium] cellulosi, one genomic interval encodes:
- a CDS encoding cyclic peptide transporter (High confidence in function and specificity), translating to MFDNDLSLIVFWASIAVNLLLLYFIGDAVVKIVKEKRKFKGHGINGLVAVLLSTITMLLSIFCLYEIPQILYNGYNWAMIWEIGPDALIRAAISLSVLAPLLYIYFLISFFFEKPDDKPYFLIITMSVLSGFGNSMMVFIVNEALNRTLNDTNHAAGIETGLYVYFILGLLFFTAADYYTRKRMIVLTNRMIFEKRMKIIDKIFGAPFYNFESMDHGKTYAALNNDPETVSNFVNMFVQILTGSVSLIFCFVYLWTLNGEGAFLSIVIIVIASALFMLVSHSAQKAFEKNRDVQNLFFKNISDLVGGFKELYINGKKRSEFHDDIQNSCKMYTDTRIEGDIKFVGVTIFGNIMYMLVIGIVAFTFSMIFPYIQSNTLRSFVVVYLYMGSIITMLTSQIPSLVRVMVSFRRIESFINEISTLKEEPAVIFEEKTSDIKIQLKNVKFHYKNTNGEEFSLGPINYEFRSGEIVFITGGNGSGKTTLAKLITGLYQPDEGEILVNGEKVDTKTLGNYFTTVYSDFYLFDRLYGINTDEKMDEIKKYLDILKISDKVSIKDGKFTTTRLSTGQKKRLALLISYLEDKPAFFFDEWAADQDPEFRKFFYTTLLPELKARGKAVIAITHDDRYFGEADKLIKMEMGQIIDQNASSYAVSGGKTELA from the coding sequence ATGTTTGACAATGATTTATCGCTTATCGTATTTTGGGCCAGTATTGCCGTAAATTTATTGCTTCTGTATTTTATAGGCGATGCGGTAGTCAAAATTGTAAAGGAAAAGCGGAAATTCAAGGGCCACGGCATAAACGGGCTAGTTGCAGTATTATTGTCTACTATCACTATGTTGCTGTCTATTTTTTGCCTGTATGAAATTCCGCAGATACTTTACAATGGCTATAATTGGGCCATGATTTGGGAAATAGGCCCTGATGCCCTTATAAGGGCGGCAATTTCACTATCTGTTCTTGCACCGCTTCTCTACATATATTTTCTTATCTCGTTTTTCTTTGAAAAACCTGACGACAAACCGTATTTTCTCATAATTACTATGAGCGTGCTGAGCGGTTTCGGAAATTCCATGATGGTGTTTATAGTCAATGAGGCGCTCAACAGGACTCTCAACGATACTAACCATGCCGCGGGTATAGAAACAGGATTGTATGTCTATTTTATTCTCGGGCTTTTGTTTTTTACCGCAGCAGACTACTACACCAGAAAAAGAATGATAGTCCTTACAAACAGAATGATATTTGAAAAACGAATGAAAATAATCGATAAGATTTTCGGTGCTCCTTTTTACAATTTTGAGTCAATGGATCACGGAAAAACATACGCAGCACTTAACAATGACCCCGAAACGGTCAGTAATTTTGTAAATATGTTTGTTCAAATATTAACTGGTTCCGTTTCGCTGATATTTTGTTTTGTCTATTTATGGACTCTGAACGGTGAAGGAGCATTTTTATCAATAGTTATTATTGTCATTGCTTCCGCATTGTTTATGCTTGTTAGCCATTCGGCGCAGAAAGCATTTGAGAAGAACAGGGATGTGCAAAACCTGTTTTTTAAGAACATAAGCGATTTAGTAGGCGGGTTTAAGGAATTATACATAAACGGAAAGAAACGCAGCGAGTTTCACGATGATATTCAAAATAGCTGCAAAATGTATACCGATACACGCATTGAAGGAGATATCAAATTTGTCGGCGTTACCATATTCGGCAACATCATGTATATGCTCGTAATTGGCATAGTGGCGTTTACTTTCTCAATGATATTCCCTTATATCCAAAGCAATACGTTAAGGTCATTTGTCGTTGTCTATCTATATATGGGCAGCATAATAACTATGCTGACAAGCCAAATCCCAAGCCTTGTCCGTGTAATGGTTAGCTTCAGAAGGATTGAGTCTTTCATCAATGAAATCTCGACGCTGAAGGAAGAGCCGGCAGTTATATTTGAGGAAAAGACTTCTGATATAAAGATTCAGCTCAAAAATGTCAAATTCCATTACAAGAATACAAACGGCGAAGAATTCTCTTTGGGGCCAATCAATTATGAATTCCGTTCCGGCGAGATAGTATTTATCACAGGGGGCAACGGCAGCGGCAAGACTACGCTTGCAAAACTGATAACCGGTTTATATCAGCCTGATGAGGGCGAAATATTGGTTAATGGTGAAAAGGTCGACACCAAAACGTTGGGTAACTATTTTACTACTGTTTACAGCGATTTCTACCTATTTGACCGATTATACGGTATCAACACAGATGAAAAGATGGACGAGATCAAAAAATATCTTGATATATTGAAAATCAGCGACAAGGTGAGCATAAAAGACGGCAAATTTACCACAACCAGACTCTCTACAGGTCAAAAGAAAAGGCTCGCGCTTCTTATTTCCTATCTTGAGGACAAGCCTGCTTTCTTCTTTGACGAATGGGCGGCGGATCAGGACCCGGAATTCAGAAAATTCTTTTATACCACCCTTCTGCCTGAGCTTAAAGCAAGAGGCAAAGCGGTCATAGCGATAACCCATGATGACCGCTATTTCGGCGAGGCAGACAAACTGATAAAAATGGAGATGGGGCAAATTATCGATCAAAATGCGTCGTCATACGCCGTAAGCGGCGGAAAAACAGAATTGGCATGA
- a CDS encoding hypothetical protein (Family membership), whose amino-acid sequence MDNKVFEKVKEILRSQLPDGSSAEISLDDNLTDLGINSLLFVKIAVALETEFDIEFKDEDLDIKRFKTVGDIVCYVEDKVSANI is encoded by the coding sequence ATGGACAATAAGGTATTTGAAAAGGTTAAGGAAATATTGCGCAGCCAGCTTCCAGATGGCTCAAGTGCGGAGATATCGCTTGATGATAACTTGACAGATCTGGGTATAAACTCATTGCTATTTGTAAAAATTGCGGTCGCACTGGAGACGGAGTTTGACATTGAATTTAAGGATGAAGATCTGGACATCAAGAGATTTAAAACCGTCGGAGATATCGTTTGCTATGTGGAAGATAAAGTAAGTGCCAATATTTAA
- a CDS encoding linear gramicidin dehydrogenase LgrE (High confidence in function and specificity), with protein sequence MKKVKLFCIPYAGGSAFVYYKMKQYLNASIELCPVELAGRGKRMRTPCYESIDEAVDDICGIIREKIDDSPYALFGHSMGGILAYEAQNRLIKAGKNAPVHLFLSAVRPPHLMGRQKVLHTLPDDEFIVEILKFGGTDRRVFENDELSEFFIRLLKSDLKIIETYRYDKEYEVTKTDITALSGKDDNITYDEMSEWEKYTSGKFKIFQFGGNHFFINSCTKEVADVINHEIAVDSGYEYQVTKTL encoded by the coding sequence ATGAAAAAAGTCAAGCTGTTCTGCATACCCTATGCTGGTGGTTCTGCATTCGTCTATTATAAGATGAAACAATATTTAAATGCAAGTATTGAACTTTGTCCTGTTGAACTCGCCGGCAGAGGGAAAAGGATGAGAACGCCCTGTTACGAAAGTATTGACGAAGCTGTTGACGATATCTGCGGAATAATAAGAGAGAAAATTGATGACAGCCCATATGCTTTGTTCGGTCACAGCATGGGCGGTATTTTGGCATATGAAGCGCAAAACAGACTAATCAAGGCGGGCAAAAATGCTCCTGTGCATCTATTTCTATCCGCTGTCCGGCCGCCGCATCTTATGGGAAGGCAAAAAGTACTACATACACTTCCAGATGACGAGTTTATAGTAGAAATCCTTAAATTTGGCGGAACAGACAGAAGAGTCTTTGAAAATGACGAGTTAAGCGAATTTTTCATAAGGCTTTTAAAATCGGATTTAAAGATTATCGAAACATATAGATATGATAAGGAATACGAAGTTACCAAAACGGATATTACGGCTCTATCTGGCAAAGACGACAATATAACTTACGATGAAATGTCAGAATGGGAAAAGTATACTTCAGGTAAATTTAAAATTTTTCAGTTCGGCGGCAACCATTTCTTTATAAATAGCTGTACCAAAGAGGTTGCTGATGTAATAAACCATGAAATTGCCGTTGATAGCGGCTATGAATATCAAGTAACGAAAACGCTGTAG
- a CDS encoding hypothetical protein (High confidence in function and specificity): MTKKLIAAALILCQVLLFGCAGRTVTVVEGQSSYHEKGVTITNKGNYFNVVLDYTSGLTNREMGAAYARGILKVVPNFESLVDSYISEINNDIEYRNNMYNKDGLVTQIDKRYMDEIEGMASVLSKDYKNQRNDNKISKDELYLYNLIADIGQGTQCSFVSVYGSRSATGSTIAGRNLEWFGGQYNQISQIQAVITFIYPQKKICSIGYLGYMGILTGINDSKNFAAILLAPTGEAYNSQGKRSFPLDLRTALETYDTIEEIADYMKDSKKYYANNHIIALSDPDKSIILENNISGFGPHGSRVKRAIRTADSRLNDGVTWGISDAIGSVNSFLLYGNYDNHTHEQHNTKRWENMKKQLLAGGDKVTPEELKSVITYDNGSPGAAIESGDIYNRETTQMVLFQPKTMSLEVYFRPKTSERNPDTPIFVKVPVFENN; encoded by the coding sequence GTGACAAAGAAGCTAATTGCGGCGGCTCTTATACTTTGCCAAGTGCTTTTGTTCGGGTGCGCTGGTCGAACTGTAACAGTAGTCGAGGGGCAAAGCAGCTACCACGAAAAAGGTGTGACTATAACAAATAAGGGCAATTACTTTAATGTAGTTTTGGATTATACAAGCGGGCTTACTAATAGAGAAATGGGAGCAGCCTATGCAAGGGGAATATTAAAGGTTGTCCCTAACTTTGAGTCCCTTGTCGATTCATATATTTCAGAGATAAATAACGATATCGAGTACCGCAATAACATGTACAACAAGGATGGTCTGGTGACACAGATTGATAAAAGATATATGGACGAGATAGAAGGAATGGCGTCCGTATTGTCAAAGGACTACAAGAATCAGCGAAATGACAACAAGATTTCAAAGGATGAGCTGTACCTTTATAATTTAATAGCTGATATCGGTCAGGGCACACAGTGCAGTTTTGTTTCGGTTTATGGTTCGCGGTCGGCTACTGGCAGCACGATCGCGGGGCGTAACCTTGAATGGTTTGGCGGGCAATATAATCAGATATCGCAGATTCAGGCGGTTATAACTTTTATCTATCCCCAAAAGAAGATTTGCTCGATTGGCTATCTTGGATATATGGGGATTTTAACAGGTATAAACGACAGCAAGAATTTTGCGGCGATATTACTCGCTCCAACAGGTGAAGCTTATAATTCCCAGGGCAAAAGGTCGTTTCCGTTGGATCTAAGGACAGCACTTGAAACTTATGACACAATTGAAGAGATTGCGGATTATATGAAGGATTCTAAGAAATATTACGCAAATAACCATATAATTGCCCTATCTGACCCAGATAAAAGCATAATCCTTGAAAACAACATCAGCGGTTTTGGACCGCATGGCAGCAGGGTTAAGCGCGCAATCAGAACTGCTGATTCCCGCCTTAACGACGGCGTGACCTGGGGGATAAGTGATGCAATAGGCAGCGTTAATTCATTCTTACTTTATGGGAATTATGATAACCATACGCATGAACAGCATAACACCAAAAGATGGGAGAATATGAAGAAACAGCTACTGGCTGGTGGCGACAAGGTAACGCCTGAGGAATTGAAGAGTGTCATTACATATGACAATGGTTCTCCCGGCGCTGCAATCGAGAGCGGGGATATATACAACAGAGAAACAACTCAAATGGTATTGTTTCAGCCGAAAACCATGTCATTAGAAGTCTATTTCCGGCCAAAAACCTCAGAAAGGAATCCGGATACTCCTATTTTTGTAAAAGTCCCGGTTTTCGAGAATAACTGA